In the genome of Candidatus Binatia bacterium, the window ATCCCGGCAATCGCGCCCTCGGTGTAGCGCATACGGCCGAGGGCCAGACTCTTGGCGCGCAACACCGCATCGGCCGCACGGACGTCTTCGACGTCGATGGGGAAGAATGCGACGATCACGCAATAACAAATCGCCAACAGAACCACGACGAGCGGCAAAATCGCGACCGACCACTCGGCGAAGCTGAACGACAGGCCCGTGGACTCGCGAAGCATGCCGATGGCCAGCGGCGCCCGGGCACCGCCGAGCATCGTGGCCACACCGCCAATCGTCGTCCCCCAGGCCAGCGCCAGAAACATGGCCTTGCCGTAATTGCTGCGGCCGCGACGCAGACCCAGCACCGCGACGATCTCCAAAACGATCGGGAAGTTCATCGCGGCAACGGCGTGTTCGGACATCAAGAAGGACATGACGGCATTCAGGATCAACACGCTGGTCAGCAGCATGCGCGGGCTCTTCCCGAAGCGCCGCAGGATGGTCAGCGCCAGCCGCGTGCTCAATCCCGACTTCATCAAACACGCGGCCAGGATGAATACGCCCAGAATGAAGAACACCGCCTCGTTGCCGAAAAGCGCATACGCTTTCGTGGCCGGCATGACCCCCGTCAGCGGCAACATGATGATCGCCAGCACACCGGTGACCATCAATGGCAGGACGTCGAAAACCCAGTAGAACACGCACAAAGCGAAGATGGCGAGGGCCTTCTGACCCGCCACGCTGAGGCCTTCCGGCGCCGGTAAAGCCAATACGAGGCCATAGAGTCCGATCCCGATGGCGACCAGCAGCGGACGCAGGCTGCGGCTGACGAGGACCATCCAGAGCGGACGCGTGTCGATGACTATGTCCGGCGGTGTGGGCATGGGGAAGCGCAAGTCGAGCCGGCGGTGGCGGTTACGAACCTCAGAGATGCGAGGAATCGAACGACTCGCTCGCCGTGCGCACACGGAGTTGCCGGCGCAGGCGGGCCAGATTCCGGGTTGCCAACGTGCCCAACCAGGAGCGGTAAAATTGCTGTCGGCGCACCTCCGCGCGGGCCTCGTCGCCGGCAAAGAAGCGCGCTTCCAGTGGC includes:
- a CDS encoding DASS family sodium-coupled anion symporter; its protein translation is MPTPPDIVIDTRPLWMVLVSRSLRPLLVAIGIGLYGLVLALPAPEGLSVAGQKALAIFALCVFYWVFDVLPLMVTGVLAIIMLPLTGVMPATKAYALFGNEAVFFILGVFILAACLMKSGLSTRLALTILRRFGKSPRMLLTSVLILNAVMSFLMSEHAVAAMNFPIVLEIVAVLGLRRGRSNYGKAMFLALAWGTTIGGVATMLGGARAPLAIGMLRESTGLSFSFAEWSVAILPLVVVLLAICYCVIVAFFPIDVEDVRAADAVLRAKSLALGRMRYTEGAIAGIMLITLAAWIVGGEEFGLANIALGAVVVLFVLGLVTWREVEGYVNWGVLLMYGGAISLGSAINQSGAAAWIAQVTITRWATSGTEVIAVLSLLGIVLTEAMSNSAVVALLMPVSLGIAAAYGMDPRVMALTIAVPAGLGYTLPIGTPANAIAYSSGHLTTRDMVVPGILLAVVSWITFNALANWYWPLIGLHITGSR